TCGAGTTGGTGGTGGACGGCGGGATCACCTGCAGGGTGGGTTGAGCGGGGAGAGGGGTTGGCAAACTATGGACGGACAGTGGGTTCCAAGAGGATGCACCTGATTCACCGCTACGCGGCTGCGGGATTGCCAAATCCACACGACCCCGGGCTCCCGCCCGGGGCTACCCTGAGCCGCAGCTACGCTGCTCTATAAGGATGGCTTGTAGGCAGCGTTTTCTTGGCCTACCCACGTCAACCGCAGCTTCGCAGCTCTCCTTTAGGCTACGTCACTGCCAGGGGATAGGATTTTCTATCCCCAACTAATCACTAACCACTATCCACTGCCTTTCCAATGACTTTGCCGCCCACGTCGGTCAGGCGGAAGTCGCGCCCCTGGAATCGGTAGGTGAACTTCTCGTGGTCGATCCCCATACAGTGCAGGACGGTAGCCTGGAAGTCGTTGATGTGCACCGGCTCTTCCACCGGGTTGTATCCCAGATCGTCGGTGGCTCCGATGGTGACGCCGGGCTTGATGCCCCCGCCCGCCATCCAGATGGTGTAGGCCTTCATGTGGTGGTCCCGGCCGTAGTTCCCCCGGGTCATGTCTCCCTGGTTCATGGGTGTTCGCCCGAACTCCCCGCCCCAGATCACCAGGGTATCCTCGAATAGACCCCGCTGCTTCAGATCCCGAATCAGCGCCGCCGAAGCCTGGTCGGTCTGGCGGCACTGCAGGGCGATGTTTGAGGGCAAGCTGTTGTGGTGGTCCCAGCCGCGGTGGTAGAGCTGGATGAATCGGACGCCTCGCTCAACCAGCCGCCGGGCCAGCAGGCAATTGTTGGCAAAGGAGGGAACACCGGGTTGAGCGCCGTACTGCTCCAGAACCTTCCGGGGTTCCTGGCCGGTATCCATCAGGTCCGGGACACTGGTTTGCATCCGGTAGGCCATCTCGAAGGACTTGATCCGCGCCGCGATGTCGGGATCGCCGACCGCATCCATTTTGAGGCGGTTGAGATCCCGCAGCCCGTCCAGCAAGTGGCGCCGCGAGGTAGGGGTGACGCCTCGGGGGTTGGAGACAAAGAGGATGGGCTCTCCCTTGGAGCGAAATTCGACTCCCTGGTGGCTGCTGGGCAAAAAGCCGTTGCCCCAGTAGCGGGACAGCAGGGGTTGGCCCTGACCGCCCCCCGAAGTCAGGACCACGAAGGACGGCAATTGATGGTTTTCGCTGCCCAGGCCGTAAGAGAACCAGGCTCCCATGGTGGGGCGTCCCGGCTGTTGTCCTCCCGTCTGGATCAAGGTCACGGCCGGATCGTGGTTGATGGCGTCGGTATGCATCGAGCGAATGATGGCCAGATCGTCGGCTACACCGGCCATGTGCGGCAACAGTTCCGACATTTCGGCGCCGGACCGCCCGTGCTTCCCGAATTGGAACTTGGACCCGACGCATACCAGCTTGCGGCCGGCAAGCTGAGCGATCCGTTGGCCCTTGGTGACGCTTTCGGGCATGGGCTGTCCGGTCATTTCAACCAGTTTCGGCTTGGAGTCGAACAGATCCAGCTGGGATGGCGCTCCCGACATGAAGAGGTAGATGATGCGCTTGGCCGTGGGTGCGAAGTGTAGCCGGTTCAACGCGCCGTAGGATTTTCCGGGAGAGTCGCCATACAGGTCTTCCCTCAGAAGCGATGCCAGGGCCAGCGATCCGATGCCCTTGGCCCCTCGACCGAAGAAGCGCCGTCTCGTCATCTGAAGGGCCAGCTCTTGTTCAAGGCTCATGGATCTACTCCTTGGTCATGGTCTCATCCAGGTTCAGAATCAACTTGGCCACGCCGGTCCAGGCTGCCAGTTGAGTGACCTCGAGATCGGCGTCGGCCGGGGACTCCCCGATGCTCGCCAACTGCCGCGCCTTGGCCGCCTCTCCCCGGTAAGTCTCGAAGATCCTGTTGAAGGTGCGTTCGGTGATCCTCTCCTCCTCCGGTCTGGGCAGACGGGCCAGGGCGGTTTGATAGGCGAAACGAATGCGCTCCCGCACCGATGGTCCGGCCTCCTTGAGAATCCGCTGGGCAAAGACCCGCGCGGCCTCCACGTAGGTGGTCTCGTTCAAGGTGATCAGCGCCTGCAACGGAGTCACCGTGCGCTCCCGACTGACGGTGCAGACCTCGCGGTCGGGTGCATCGAAGGTCTGCAATATGGGATTGGGCACCGAGCGCTTCCAGAAGGTGTACAGGCTGCGGCGATAGAGGTCCTCTCCCTGGCTCTGCTCGTACTTGGTGCGGCAGTAGAAGGACTTGGTCTCCCAGAGTCCGGGAGGCTGATAGGGATAGACGCTCGGCCCTCCGGGGGGGCGGTCCCGGTCCATCAGGCCGCTGATGGCCAGCACGTTGTCCCGGATGGCCTCGGCGGGCAGCCGCAGGCGCGGGCCTCTGGCCAGCAATCGGTTGCCAGGGTCCCTGGACAGAAGATCCGGGCGGTACCGGGACGATTGCCGGTAGGTGGCCGACATGGCAATGGTCTTCAACATGGACTGGACGTCCCAGCCCCCGTCCACGAACTCCCGGGCCAGCCAGTCCAGCAGCCCGGGGTGAGAGGGCGGCTCGCCCTGAGTGCCGAATTCATTGGCCGTTCGAACGATTCCGGTGCCGAAGAAGAGCTGCCAGAAGCGGTTGACTGCGACTCGTCCCACCAGCGGATGGTCGGGGTCGGTCAGCCAGCGAGCCAGGGCCAGGCGATCCACCTTTTCTCCCGGGGGCAAGGAAGGCAAGAATTCGGGAACGCCTGCCGACACCTGCTCGCCCTTGCTCCGGTAGTCTCCCCGTACCAGGATGTGGGTGGGTCTGCGGTACTCCATCTCCTCCATCACCCGTACGGTGGGGATGTCTTGCTCCAGCTCCTCCTTTTCCTTGCGCAACTGGGACAGTTGCTGTCCGAGGCTCTGCAAGCGCGGAGAGTTTTTCTCGCGAAAATAGTGCCGCAAGGCCGTCTTTTCCCCACCGTCTCTCTCCAGCACCGGCTTGGCTGCCGCCGACATCACCTGCGTGAGGCGCTTATCTTCCAGAGGCGCATCCAGGGAAAAATAAAATCCATAGCCGCCCCCGTAGTTGACGAGCTTCAGAAGCAGGTCGTTGGCTCCGGACCGGAGGTCCACCTGCACCTCGATCGACTCCGCCGGCTCACAGCCCTCCACGGCTTTGGCGAGAACGAGCCCTCCGTTCAGCCAGACCTTGAGGCCGTCGGCATAGGGGGCGCTGGTCGCCACGAAGAATTTCAGTTTGCGGGCTGATTCGGCAACGATCCGCCGGTGCAGGTAAGTGGCGGCCTTGTTGCCCAACAGCGATTGAGCTTTCCCGTCCTTCCAGTCCGGGCGAGCGTTCCATGACAATCTGCCGTCCTGATAGCTCTTGGAGAAGTCCAGCTCCAATTCCGGCGGAAAGGACCGCGTGAAGGCTTCTTCGGCGGACTGGGCGAAAAAGGGCCCGATCATCGACCACTCCTTCAGTTCCAGTTCCTGGCGGGTCCGATGGATTCGAGCCAGCTCTCCCTCCCATTCGGCCTGGGCCTCGTCCAGCCCGTCATGGGTCATGTCGAGTCGGGCTTGACGGCTCGCTTCCAGGGTCTGGATGGTTTTTTCCAGTTGGCTCAGCCTCGCTCGTTGCTCCTCGGAGGGCAGCCTTAGGTAGGGAGGAGCGGGATCCCGGTCCAGACCCTTCTCGGGGATCTGGTGGAAGAAATCGTACAGTTGGTAATACTCCTGCTGGGTAAAGGGGTCGAACTTGTGGTCGTGGCACTCGGCGCAGGCCACGGTAGAGCCCAACCAGACCGTGGTCGTGGTGTTGACCCGGTCGATTACGTACTTGGAGAGATATTCCCTGGCGTCGGCACCGCCTTCGGTGCTGGTCATTCCGTTGCGATTGAAAGCAGTGGCGATTCTCTGGTCCAGGGTGGGGTCGGTCAGCAGGTCCCCCGCCAGCTGCTCCACCGTGAACCGGTCGAAGGGCTTGTTGGCATTGAATGCCGCGATCACCCAATCGCGGTACTTCCACATCGATCGGGGAAAGTCGATATGGTAACCGTCGGAGTCGGCATAGCGAGCCAGGTCCAGCCAGTGCATGGCCATGCGCTCGCCGAAGTGGGGCGAAGCCAGCAGCCTGTCCACCAGCCTCTCGTAGGCTTCCGGGCTCTGATCGGAAAGAAATTTCTCGACTTCCCGGACAGTGGGCGGGAGTCCGGTCAAGTCGAAGGTCACACGCCGGATGAGGGTCCTGCGGTCTGCCTCCGGCGAGGGGCTGATGCCTTCCCGTTCCAGCCGGGCCAGAGTGAAATTATCGATGGCGTTTTCGGGCCAGCTCTTGTCCGCTACTTTCGGGAGTGCCGGCCTTTCCGGGCGCACGTAAGCCCAGTGCTTGCTCCAGGGAGCCCCCTGGCGAATCCAGCGGGTCAGCAGATCGATTTGCTGACGGGTCAGTTCCTTTCCGGAATAGGCCGGAGGCATCTTGAGGGCTTCGACCTCGGCGGTGATGCGCCGGATGAGCTGGCTCTCTTCCGGGTTTCCGGGAACGATGGCCAGATTGCCCGAGTCCAGCCGGCCCAAGGCGGAATCCGGGAGGTCGAGGCGCAAACCGGCCATGCGCTGGTTCTGATCGGGTCCATGGCAGGCATAGCAGTTGTCGGCAAGGATGGGCCGAATGTCACGGTTGAAGTCGAGAGGGCGGCTCTCCTCGGGTCCGGCTGCCTGAAGAGGGTTGAAGACCAAGGCTGCCGTTGCGAGGCAGGTCAGCATACAGACCATGCTCCTGAGATACGGCCGATTTAGGGGGTACAGGAAGCTCACGGTTGGCTGTCACCTCCTCACTTGAGGACGGGTGGGTTTCCACTCCACGCTGCTGTCACCGACTGCCGAGGATGTCCGGGATTTCAGTCCAAAAGGCAAGACAGAACCGGGCCTGGATGAACCCGCCCATTTTAGTCGAACCGATTACCCAGTATCAAGATGAAGCCGGCTTGCCCGACCCAACCGAGCGTTATCCCCGAAGGAGAACGACGAACCACGAATCGACACGAATGAACACCAGGGCTAGTTGCAAATTTCGTAGCGGGGCAGGTCATCTTGCCGGCAAACCTGAGGTTCTGCTTTTTTCAATTTCGGGTGCGACCTGGCGAAAAGTGCTGTCCAACCACAAAAAGCACAAAAGTCACAAATTGTGTTTTTGTGCCTTTTGTGGCCATTCCCGGTAGACGTCCCGCTGCCGAATTTGCAAAAGGCTCCACCAATAGACGAATAGATGCGGTTTTCTTAGGGGGGCGACAACCGAGTCGTGTACGGATAGATGGTTTATTAACATGGATGCACAGGATGCACAGGATTTTTCCTGAAGGCGGCCGGCTTGCAGTCCTGGACACCGTAAATCGGCACGCGATCATCGCCGGAGTCAGCCTATCTTGCAGCATCCTCCCGTGCTGATTATCCTGTGCATCCTGTGCATCCATGTTCAATCAAGAATCCTTCTCGAATGATCCGCCCAGTCGTGGAGGGGCGCGGGCGGTGCTTGCCTGACCCAGGAATGAGTTGACAGGCCGGACGAGCGTTTCATTAGAATACCCGAATCGCGGTTGAGAGGAGGAAGGGCCATGGCGGAGGAGAAATCCTGGGTTTTGACCGATGTCGGTGCCAACGTCTGGAAAGAGTCGCTCTTTCTGGGCCACGAGGACCTGGGGGTCCCGGATTGCACCGTCTCCAAGACTTGCCTGCAGGGAGGCTTGAGAAGCGGCGTCGACCTGGTGGAGGTCACCAATGCCGAACTCTCCTACTCCATTCTGCCGACTCGTGGAATGGGGCTTTGGAAAGCCTCCTGCCACGGGATTCCGGTGGGTTGGGAATCTCCGGTCAAGGGCCCGGTGCATCCCAAGTGGGTGGACGAAGGGGACCGGGGCGGGCTGGG
This genomic stretch from Acidobacteriota bacterium harbors:
- a CDS encoding DUF1501 domain-containing protein; this translates as MSLEQELALQMTRRRFFGRGAKGIGSLALASLLREDLYGDSPGKSYGALNRLHFAPTAKRIIYLFMSGAPSQLDLFDSKPKLVEMTGQPMPESVTKGQRIAQLAGRKLVCVGSKFQFGKHGRSGAEMSELLPHMAGVADDLAIIRSMHTDAINHDPAVTLIQTGGQQPGRPTMGAWFSYGLGSENHQLPSFVVLTSGGGQGQPLLSRYWGNGFLPSSHQGVEFRSKGEPILFVSNPRGVTPTSRRHLLDGLRDLNRLKMDAVGDPDIAARIKSFEMAYRMQTSVPDLMDTGQEPRKVLEQYGAQPGVPSFANNCLLARRLVERGVRFIQLYHRGWDHHNSLPSNIALQCRQTDQASAALIRDLKQRGLFEDTLVIWGGEFGRTPMNQGDMTRGNYGRDHHMKAYTIWMAGGGIKPGVTIGATDDLGYNPVEEPVHINDFQATVLHCMGIDHEKFTYRFQGRDFRLTDVGGKVIGKAVDSG
- a CDS encoding PSD1 and planctomycete cytochrome C domain-containing protein, with product MLTCLATAALVFNPLQAAGPEESRPLDFNRDIRPILADNCYACHGPDQNQRMAGLRLDLPDSALGRLDSGNLAIVPGNPEESQLIRRITAEVEALKMPPAYSGKELTRQQIDLLTRWIRQGAPWSKHWAYVRPERPALPKVADKSWPENAIDNFTLARLEREGISPSPEADRRTLIRRVTFDLTGLPPTVREVEKFLSDQSPEAYERLVDRLLASPHFGERMAMHWLDLARYADSDGYHIDFPRSMWKYRDWVIAAFNANKPFDRFTVEQLAGDLLTDPTLDQRIATAFNRNGMTSTEGGADAREYLSKYVIDRVNTTTTVWLGSTVACAECHDHKFDPFTQQEYYQLYDFFHQIPEKGLDRDPAPPYLRLPSEEQRARLSQLEKTIQTLEASRQARLDMTHDGLDEAQAEWEGELARIHRTRQELELKEWSMIGPFFAQSAEEAFTRSFPPELELDFSKSYQDGRLSWNARPDWKDGKAQSLLGNKAATYLHRRIVAESARKLKFFVATSAPYADGLKVWLNGGLVLAKAVEGCEPAESIEVQVDLRSGANDLLLKLVNYGGGYGFYFSLDAPLEDKRLTQVMSAAAKPVLERDGGEKTALRHYFREKNSPRLQSLGQQLSQLRKEKEELEQDIPTVRVMEEMEYRRPTHILVRGDYRSKGEQVSAGVPEFLPSLPPGEKVDRLALARWLTDPDHPLVGRVAVNRFWQLFFGTGIVRTANEFGTQGEPPSHPGLLDWLAREFVDGGWDVQSMLKTIAMSATYRQSSRYRPDLLSRDPGNRLLARGPRLRLPAEAIRDNVLAISGLMDRDRPPGGPSVYPYQPPGLWETKSFYCRTKYEQSQGEDLYRRSLYTFWKRSVPNPILQTFDAPDREVCTVSRERTVTPLQALITLNETTYVEAARVFAQRILKEAGPSVRERIRFAYQTALARLPRPEEERITERTFNRIFETYRGEAAKARQLASIGESPADADLEVTQLAAWTGVAKLILNLDETMTKE